One window of Dermacentor albipictus isolate Rhodes 1998 colony chromosome 9, USDA_Dalb.pri_finalv2, whole genome shotgun sequence genomic DNA carries:
- the LOC139049534 gene encoding PHD finger protein 23-like isoform X2, translated as MEGDVNGTKTLVFRSECFTSSTADGEPPRKRQRTSEDFISFCKFILEYENYESIKQEELQEKDAASPSDSSADSVDSVKQEDSEQGGGTLSEVTTLADDDSHDLITCFCLKPFAGRPMIECSECLTWIHLSCAKIRRNNIPDEFTCQRCREAKHTTRRSQRIRAGGTTPPQRRRPST; from the exons ATGGAAGGAGACGTGAATG gcaccaagACACTTGTATTCAGGAGCGAGTGCTTCACTTCGTCGACG GCCGATGGCGAGCCTCCGCGAAAGCGCCAGCGGACTTCCGAGGACTTCATCTCGTTCTGCAAGTTCATCCTCGAGTACGAGAACTACGAGAGCATCAAGCAGGAGGAGCTGCAAGAAAAGGACGCGGCCAGCCCTTCCGACAGCTCGGCGGACAGCGTCGACAGCGTCAAGCAAGAAGACAGCGAGCAAG GAGGGGGCACCTTGTCCGAGGTTACCACGCTCGCGGACGACGACTCTCACGACCTGATCACCTGCTTCTGCCTGAAGCCATTTGCCGGGCGGCCCATGATTGAGTGCTCCGAGTGCCTCACCTGGATCCACCTGTCGTGCGCCAAGATTCGGCGCAACAACATTCCCGATGAGTTCACCTGTCAGCGCTGTCGTGAGGCCAAGCACACGACGAGGCGTTCGCAGCGGATACGTGCGGGCGGCACGACGCCACCCCAGCGGCGAAGGCCCTCGACGTGA
- the LOC139049534 gene encoding PHD finger protein 13-like isoform X1: MEGDVNGTKTLVFRSECFTSSTADGEPPRKRQRTSEDFISFCKFILEYENYESIKQEELQEKDAASPSDSSADSVDSVKQEDSEQVGKTLGCPAAPPERATVQPAMSHVLLMQSDGLRGGTLSEVTTLADDDSHDLITCFCLKPFAGRPMIECSECLTWIHLSCAKIRRNNIPDEFTCQRCREAKHTTRRSQRIRAGGTTPPQRRRPST; encoded by the exons ATGGAAGGAGACGTGAATG gcaccaagACACTTGTATTCAGGAGCGAGTGCTTCACTTCGTCGACG GCCGATGGCGAGCCTCCGCGAAAGCGCCAGCGGACTTCCGAGGACTTCATCTCGTTCTGCAAGTTCATCCTCGAGTACGAGAACTACGAGAGCATCAAGCAGGAGGAGCTGCAAGAAAAGGACGCGGCCAGCCCTTCCGACAGCTCGGCGGACAGCGTCGACAGCGTCAAGCAAGAAGACAGCGAGCAAG TTGGCAAAACCTTGGGCTGCCCTGCCGCGCCGCCCGAACGTGCCACTGTGCAGCCCGCAATGAGCCACGTGCTCTTAATGCAGTCCGACGGCTTGC GAGGGGGCACCTTGTCCGAGGTTACCACGCTCGCGGACGACGACTCTCACGACCTGATCACCTGCTTCTGCCTGAAGCCATTTGCCGGGCGGCCCATGATTGAGTGCTCCGAGTGCCTCACCTGGATCCACCTGTCGTGCGCCAAGATTCGGCGCAACAACATTCCCGATGAGTTCACCTGTCAGCGCTGTCGTGAGGCCAAGCACACGACGAGGCGTTCGCAGCGGATACGTGCGGGCGGCACGACGCCACCCCAGCGGCGAAGGCCCTCGACGTGA